The following coding sequences lie in one Alloacidobacterium dinghuense genomic window:
- a CDS encoding alpha-N-arabinofuranosidase, translating to MQRREFLKTSALAGSAYFLFRKQALAATADAHIEVLVNEPIATIQPEIYGHFTEHLGGVVYDGIWVGEKSSIPNIHGIRKELVEKLKAIKAPVIRWPGGCFADSYDWKDGIGPRDKRPRRTNFWVDDPQAKKLPNDAVQKYEPNTFGTDEFVQFCKLSNADPYIAANLRALPPLSFDQWVEYCNSPAHSTTYADIRAAAGYPEPYNVRYWGIGNESWGCGGNFTPEEYSNEYRRFTAWVPDYGVDPRFVASGPNEDDVDWTTQFFEDILHRRPIHPPYGWSVHNYTNALEALNFNDQDAYSLFYKGTSTERIIQNMWTAMGVFDRDHQTRMVVDEYGPWYGAGTEVDPTHIFGQQITMRDAIVTAFTLDIFNRHAEKVCMANCAQLINCIDSLFIAHEDKFIVTPNFNVFEMYAAHQGAKAVRAEFSAPSVGFTDIVKPDRWGPPRGGERSVQRSLNGLMGSASVNGKQLTLTVVNPSLTDARDTQIAVRGGSVATATATVLAASDIHAHNTFEQPNAVTTKSAQATASGSTVAFAFPPMSVTKVEITLS from the coding sequence TTTACCGAGCATCTGGGCGGAGTGGTCTACGACGGCATTTGGGTTGGCGAGAAATCGAGTATCCCCAATATCCACGGCATTCGCAAAGAGTTGGTCGAGAAATTGAAAGCCATCAAAGCCCCGGTGATTCGCTGGCCGGGCGGATGTTTCGCCGACAGCTATGACTGGAAGGATGGCATCGGTCCAAGGGACAAGCGGCCACGGCGAACCAATTTCTGGGTCGATGATCCGCAGGCTAAGAAGTTGCCGAACGACGCTGTGCAGAAGTATGAGCCGAATACTTTCGGTACGGATGAGTTCGTCCAGTTTTGCAAGCTGAGCAATGCAGACCCATACATCGCTGCGAACCTTCGCGCGTTGCCCCCGCTCTCATTCGATCAATGGGTCGAGTACTGCAATTCGCCCGCGCACAGCACGACATACGCTGACATTCGGGCAGCCGCAGGGTATCCCGAGCCTTATAACGTGCGCTATTGGGGCATCGGAAATGAGAGCTGGGGCTGCGGTGGGAACTTCACGCCCGAAGAATACTCGAATGAGTATCGTCGTTTTACCGCGTGGGTTCCCGACTATGGCGTCGATCCGCGCTTTGTTGCTTCCGGTCCGAACGAGGATGACGTGGACTGGACGACGCAGTTCTTCGAAGACATTTTGCACCGCCGTCCCATTCATCCGCCTTATGGATGGTCGGTGCACAACTACACCAACGCTCTTGAAGCGCTGAACTTCAACGATCAGGATGCTTATTCGCTTTTCTATAAGGGAACATCGACGGAAAGAATTATCCAGAACATGTGGACTGCGATGGGCGTCTTTGATCGCGACCACCAGACGCGCATGGTCGTCGACGAGTACGGTCCCTGGTACGGAGCAGGAACGGAAGTGGACCCGACGCACATCTTCGGTCAGCAGATCACGATGCGGGACGCGATTGTTACAGCCTTTACGCTCGATATCTTTAATCGCCACGCGGAAAAAGTCTGTATGGCAAACTGCGCGCAACTGATCAACTGCATCGATTCACTCTTCATCGCGCACGAGGACAAGTTCATCGTGACTCCAAACTTCAATGTCTTCGAGATGTACGCAGCGCATCAGGGGGCGAAAGCTGTGCGCGCGGAATTCTCTGCGCCGTCGGTTGGATTTACAGACATCGTCAAACCCGATCGGTGGGGACCTCCACGCGGCGGCGAACGTTCTGTACAGCGAAGCCTGAACGGGCTGATGGGCTCGGCATCCGTGAACGGCAAGCAGCTAACGCTGACCGTCGTGAACCCGAGTCTGACAGACGCGCGTGACACGCAGATTGCAGTTCGAGGCGGTAGCGTGGCGACTGCCACTGCAACGGTTCTTGCAGCCTCTGACATTCACGCGCACAATACCTTTGAGCAGCCCAACGCCGTTACAACTAAATCCGCGCAGGCAACGGCCAGTGGCTCGACGGTAGCTTTCGCTTTTCCGCCGATGTCGGTAACAAAGGTAGAAATCACGCTGAGTTGA
- a CDS encoding dihydrofolate reductase family protein → MKAKSSKSVKPRKRRIIVLAATSADGFIARSDGSVDWLDRPTPKGGYGMAEFYQSIDTILWGRKTYDMALDFQKKGVPGSAFDTKIKNYVFTRGPLPSDPPAGVEFVTEPVKAFATRLRKRKGKDIWMMGGAGIIGSFLDAGAIDEFKIHVIPTFIGEGIPLIAPDRRNVPLRLISSKKFPDGVVELHYAVQS, encoded by the coding sequence ATGAAGGCCAAGTCATCCAAGTCCGTGAAGCCCCGCAAGCGCAGAATCATTGTTTTGGCTGCCACCAGCGCCGATGGCTTCATCGCTCGAAGTGACGGTTCGGTAGATTGGCTGGATCGTCCAACGCCAAAAGGCGGCTACGGCATGGCCGAGTTCTATCAGTCCATCGACACAATCCTGTGGGGCAGGAAGACATACGATATGGCGTTGGATTTTCAAAAGAAAGGCGTGCCCGGTTCAGCATTCGATACCAAGATCAAGAATTATGTCTTCACACGCGGCCCGCTACCGTCGGACCCACCTGCGGGAGTGGAGTTCGTGACCGAGCCCGTCAAAGCATTTGCGACGCGCTTGCGGAAACGAAAGGGCAAAGACATCTGGATGATGGGTGGCGCCGGCATTATCGGGTCGTTTCTCGATGCAGGAGCGATTGACGAATTCAAGATCCACGTCATTCCCACGTTTATCGGGGAAGGCATTCCCTTGATCGCACCAGATCGTCGCAATGTGCCTCTGAGATTGATCTCTTCGAAGAAATTCCCGGATGGTGTGGTCGAGTTGCACTATGCTGTCCAGAGCTAA
- a CDS encoding glycoside hydrolase family 16 protein: MTLNRSWLMLSALLLLTAGIAQAQDRHERLIWSDEFNSGAPAPSLANWKFDTGSNGFGNQELETYCSYQSSQAPCNSAKPNAFLGKDGYLHIVARSDGQGHYTSARIKSEGLKSFQYGRIEARIKIPKGQGFWPAFWMLGDNISTVHWPACGELDIMENIGKKPDTIYGSIHGTGFTGTKIGQPFALPHDQAFGDAFHTFGLIWSPKKIEYYVDDPANVYASFTPSSLPEGAVWPFDDGKFFLLLNLAVGGDWPGLPDASSKFPQEMLVDYVRVYGKSAR; the protein is encoded by the coding sequence ATGACACTGAACAGATCGTGGCTCATGCTGAGCGCACTGTTGCTATTAACCGCTGGAATTGCGCAGGCGCAGGACCGGCATGAGCGCTTGATCTGGAGCGATGAATTCAACTCTGGCGCCCCCGCACCTTCACTCGCAAACTGGAAATTTGATACGGGCAGCAACGGCTTCGGCAATCAAGAGCTGGAAACTTACTGCAGCTATCAATCTTCGCAGGCACCATGTAATAGTGCAAAGCCGAATGCATTTTTAGGCAAAGACGGTTATCTGCACATCGTTGCACGCAGCGATGGCCAGGGACATTACACCTCGGCGCGCATCAAGTCTGAGGGGCTGAAGAGTTTTCAGTACGGACGCATCGAGGCACGCATCAAGATTCCCAAAGGCCAGGGATTCTGGCCCGCTTTCTGGATGCTTGGCGACAACATATCGACGGTACATTGGCCTGCGTGCGGTGAACTCGACATCATGGAAAACATCGGCAAGAAGCCGGATACGATTTACGGCTCCATCCACGGAACCGGATTTACCGGCACGAAGATAGGCCAGCCCTTCGCGCTGCCGCACGATCAGGCCTTTGGCGATGCGTTCCACACCTTCGGGCTGATTTGGTCGCCGAAAAAAATTGAGTATTACGTGGACGATCCTGCGAATGTCTATGCTTCGTTTACGCCGTCAAGTCTCCCGGAAGGAGCGGTTTGGCCCTTCGACGATGGCAAGTTTTTTCTTCTGCTGAATCTTGCTGTCGGAGGCGATTGGCCCGGGCTGCCGGATGCTTCGAGCAAGTTCCCCCAAGAAATGCTGGTTGATTATGTGCGCGTGTATGGCAAGAGTGCGCGATAG
- a CDS encoding group III truncated hemoglobin: MYLQFDVANVINESSIATLVDCFYMRVRQDDILGPVFAEKIGSDWEPHLETMRSFWSSLMLASGRYKGNPMVKHLLLAPRISSAHFERWLGIWKQTTAELFPPEAAAIFMRKAESMADRLIETIDRHHASLAVSN, translated from the coding sequence ATGTACTTGCAGTTTGATGTCGCGAACGTGATCAACGAATCATCGATTGCCACACTCGTCGATTGTTTCTACATGCGCGTGCGGCAGGACGATATTCTGGGCCCGGTTTTTGCAGAGAAGATCGGCAGTGACTGGGAGCCCCATCTGGAAACGATGCGATCTTTCTGGTCTTCGCTGATGCTCGCCAGTGGTCGTTATAAAGGCAATCCCATGGTGAAGCATCTGCTGCTGGCGCCGCGGATTAGCTCTGCGCATTTCGAGCGCTGGCTCGGCATCTGGAAACAGACTACAGCCGAGCTATTTCCACCGGAAGCGGCTGCGATCTTTATGCGCAAGGCGGAAAGCATGGCCGACCGCCTGATTGAAACCATCGATCGGCACCACGCATCGTTAGCGGTTTCGAACTAA
- a CDS encoding Gfo/Idh/MocA family protein — translation MNLNRRQFTTLAGATLLSSALPELHAQGDDHRIGYCIVGLGRISMDHFMPGVKMSSQSKITGIVSGHPDKARKMAAQYGVPDSSIYTYENCDQMRDNKTIDAVYIALPNNMHAEYSIRAAKAGKHVLCEKPMCTSVADAHSMIDACKQANVKLLIAYRCQYEPTNLRAISLIREGKLGTVQAIESANGFNISPGEWRLNKKMAGGGPLLDVGIYSLNACRYLTGEEPVEVKAYSTTIDHDGRFDQVEENTSWTMKFPSGIVASCNTSYGANMNGFYRVHGSKGVLNVESAFPYEGQHLTASFNDKTTLDEPNPAKDPSHFVRMADYFSNCIIKNEEPKTNGEEGLRDMEWISKIYESCGLSL, via the coding sequence ATGAATCTAAATCGCCGCCAGTTCACTACCCTTGCGGGTGCAACTCTTCTCTCGTCTGCCTTGCCGGAACTTCATGCGCAAGGCGACGATCACCGGATTGGCTATTGCATCGTTGGCCTTGGCCGCATTTCAATGGATCACTTTATGCCCGGCGTGAAGATGTCGAGCCAATCGAAGATCACCGGAATCGTCAGCGGCCATCCCGACAAGGCTCGCAAAATGGCGGCGCAATACGGAGTGCCTGACAGCTCAATTTATACCTACGAGAACTGCGATCAGATGCGCGATAACAAAACGATTGATGCCGTATACATCGCGCTGCCCAACAACATGCACGCGGAGTACAGTATCCGTGCAGCGAAAGCGGGAAAACATGTGCTATGCGAGAAGCCGATGTGCACGAGCGTAGCCGATGCGCATTCGATGATCGACGCCTGCAAACAAGCGAATGTGAAGCTGCTCATCGCCTACCGCTGCCAGTATGAGCCGACGAATCTGCGCGCAATTTCTCTGATCCGCGAAGGAAAGCTGGGAACAGTACAAGCCATTGAAAGTGCGAACGGCTTCAATATCAGCCCAGGCGAATGGCGTTTGAATAAAAAGATGGCCGGCGGCGGCCCGCTGCTTGATGTCGGGATCTATTCACTGAATGCCTGCCGCTATTTGACTGGCGAAGAACCGGTCGAAGTGAAGGCCTACTCAACCACCATTGATCACGATGGTCGCTTCGATCAGGTGGAAGAGAACACTTCCTGGACGATGAAGTTTCCTTCAGGCATTGTTGCCAGTTGCAACACTTCGTACGGCGCGAACATGAACGGTTTCTATCGCGTGCATGGATCGAAGGGGGTTCTCAACGTGGAGAGCGCCTTCCCCTATGAAGGGCAGCATTTGACGGCCAGCTTCAACGACAAGACGACTCTTGACGAGCCGAATCCTGCCAAAGATCCTTCTCACTTCGTTCGCATGGCCGACTATTTCAGCAACTGCATCATCAAGAACGAAGAACCGAAGACCAATGGCGAAGAGGGTCTGCGCGATATGGAATGGATAAGCAAGATTTACGAATCGTGCGGACTCAGTCTTTAG
- a CDS encoding pyridoxal phosphate-dependent aminotransferase translates to MGIATEKLRLSEISPRIMQSEIRSMTVECDRLGGVNLAQGVCDTEVPSVVIESAIKAIHDGHNIYTRMDGLTPLRESIARKMAHYNGIHVDPESEVLVTSGATAGLYAACLALFDPGDEVVLFEPFYGYHVNTLLSLRMQPKAVPMAMHTWEIDFGVLRAAITPRTRAIIVNSPSNPCGKVFSRAEFEKIAALADEHDLFLLTDEIYEYFLFDGREHISPASLPGMAERTITISGLSKTFSITGWRIGYLAADKRWLGSIAYFHDLTYVCAPTPFQYGSVTGLVELPDNFYLQLATEYQAKRDMLCSALQDVGFTPSIPQGAYYVLADVSAVPGATAREKARNLLAQTGVAGVAGTAFFTGGRGEEIMRFCFAKRDEDLQRACDALRSYRI, encoded by the coding sequence ATGGGAATAGCAACGGAAAAGCTGCGTCTCAGCGAGATTTCTCCACGCATCATGCAGTCGGAAATTCGTTCGATGACCGTAGAATGCGATCGCCTTGGCGGAGTGAATCTCGCGCAGGGCGTCTGCGATACCGAGGTGCCTTCTGTCGTAATTGAGAGCGCGATCAAGGCCATTCATGACGGTCACAACATTTATACGCGCATGGATGGACTTACGCCGCTGCGCGAGTCTATCGCGCGAAAAATGGCGCACTACAACGGTATCCACGTTGATCCCGAATCGGAAGTGCTGGTCACTTCCGGTGCAACGGCAGGGCTGTACGCCGCGTGCCTGGCACTCTTCGACCCCGGCGATGAGGTTGTGCTGTTCGAGCCGTTCTACGGCTACCACGTCAATACGTTGTTGAGCCTTCGCATGCAGCCCAAAGCAGTGCCGATGGCAATGCACACATGGGAGATTGATTTCGGCGTCCTGCGTGCAGCCATTACGCCGCGCACACGGGCGATCATTGTCAATTCGCCATCGAATCCGTGCGGCAAAGTTTTCAGCCGCGCTGAGTTTGAAAAAATCGCAGCCCTTGCGGACGAACACGACCTCTTTCTTCTTACCGATGAGATCTACGAATATTTCCTCTTCGATGGCAGGGAACACATCTCGCCCGCGTCGCTTCCAGGAATGGCTGAGCGGACGATCACAATTTCAGGACTGTCGAAGACCTTTAGTATCACAGGATGGCGTATTGGCTATCTTGCAGCTGACAAGCGCTGGCTCGGCTCGATTGCTTACTTTCACGACCTGACCTATGTTTGCGCGCCAACACCTTTCCAATACGGCTCTGTTACAGGGCTCGTTGAGCTTCCCGATAACTTCTACCTGCAACTGGCAACTGAGTATCAGGCCAAGCGGGATATGCTTTGCTCTGCATTGCAGGACGTCGGTTTTACGCCCTCGATTCCGCAGGGCGCTTACTATGTGCTGGCCGATGTCAGTGCTGTTCCAGGCGCCACTGCGCGTGAGAAGGCGCGCAATCTGTTAGCGCAGACTGGAGTGGCAGGGGTTGCCGGTACTGCATTTTTCACCGGAGGTCGCGGCGAAGAAATCATGCGCTTCTGCTTCGCCAAGCGCGACGAGGATCTGCAGCGTGCCTGCGATGCCCTGCGTAGCTATCGCATCTGA
- a CDS encoding DUF1800 domain-containing protein, with protein sequence MIRTTLSLSLFAIALLPIAAVAQSPSHAASHHKVPSKAEPVLPPLTNEERAQQVLARFTFGPRPGDVAAVTKIGWEVWFEQQLNPDSISNADLDKRLAAFPSLTMAPPQVAMNFPDGGVIRQIDAGKLAMPQDPMLAGAYEVMLERYKRKQARDAAANQTQSASMPVMQTNAEQAPPPIDMEDEPQSGPTAQTLADQILGYQKGLRMQAIMRLPAEQRMILCRRVTDPQRTMLMNDFTPREREIFQMMGGGAAGIGVAQNELQQAKILRAILSERQLEEVMTDFWFNHFNIFLHKNPIETYYLADYERNAIREHALGKFKDLLLATAEHPAMLDYLDNRTSIGPDSLAANRQKANPKQQDRGLNENYGREVMELHTVSVNGGYTQADVTNLAKIFTGWTIDHPELGGPFVFNPRWHEPGTKKWFGQTIKENGFNEGVLALTWLAAQPQTAHFISYKLAQRFVADEPPPALVDRMAQTYLSSDGDIKQVLRTMVHSPEFWSRTNYRNKVKTPLEFVASAFRSTDTNPTNPGALVGTLARMGEPLYQMQPPTGYPMTADHWMNSAALVDRLNFSMQLTTSKLGGMKFDAPHLLADGLLARPATSPDSLHRVAVEPAIMTQKAAVPSGQDEALELMEQLLIAGDVSAKTNSVIREQLAQTAAPADATQQLDTMSALILGSPEFQMR encoded by the coding sequence TTGATCCGCACAACTCTATCACTAAGCCTCTTTGCCATTGCTCTGTTGCCGATCGCGGCGGTCGCGCAGAGCCCTTCACACGCTGCATCTCATCATAAAGTTCCGTCCAAAGCCGAACCGGTACTTCCTCCACTCACGAACGAGGAGCGCGCACAGCAAGTTCTTGCTCGCTTCACCTTTGGTCCGCGGCCTGGAGATGTGGCGGCGGTCACAAAAATTGGCTGGGAGGTGTGGTTTGAACAACAATTGAATCCCGACTCCATTTCAAATGCCGACCTCGACAAACGGCTAGCCGCCTTTCCATCGTTGACGATGGCTCCGCCGCAGGTGGCGATGAACTTTCCCGATGGGGGCGTGATTCGCCAGATTGATGCCGGCAAACTCGCCATGCCGCAGGATCCGATGCTCGCCGGAGCATACGAAGTCATGCTGGAACGCTACAAACGCAAGCAGGCACGGGATGCAGCGGCGAACCAGACTCAGAGTGCCTCGATGCCGGTAATGCAGACGAATGCCGAGCAGGCTCCTCCGCCGATCGATATGGAGGATGAGCCACAGAGTGGCCCAACAGCACAGACTCTGGCAGATCAGATTCTTGGCTATCAGAAAGGCCTGCGCATGCAGGCAATCATGCGTTTGCCGGCGGAACAGCGCATGATCCTTTGCCGTCGCGTTACCGACCCGCAGCGCACGATGCTCATGAACGACTTCACCCCACGCGAGCGCGAGATCTTTCAGATGATGGGTGGCGGCGCAGCAGGCATCGGGGTAGCGCAGAATGAATTGCAGCAGGCAAAGATTCTGCGTGCGATTCTGAGCGAGCGGCAGCTTGAAGAAGTGATGACCGATTTCTGGTTCAATCACTTCAATATCTTCCTGCACAAAAATCCCATCGAAACGTACTATCTCGCGGACTACGAACGCAATGCCATCCGCGAACATGCCCTGGGCAAGTTCAAAGATCTGCTGCTGGCAACCGCGGAGCATCCGGCGATGCTCGACTATCTCGACAACCGCACCAGCATTGGGCCTGATTCGCTTGCCGCCAATCGGCAGAAAGCCAATCCCAAGCAGCAAGACCGTGGCCTGAACGAAAACTATGGCCGCGAGGTAATGGAGCTGCACACGGTCAGCGTTAATGGCGGCTATACGCAGGCTGACGTCACGAACCTGGCAAAGATTTTTACTGGCTGGACGATTGATCATCCCGAACTGGGTGGGCCCTTTGTCTTTAATCCGCGGTGGCACGAGCCGGGCACGAAAAAGTGGTTTGGGCAGACGATCAAAGAAAATGGCTTCAACGAGGGCGTACTGGCGCTGACATGGCTGGCCGCGCAGCCGCAGACCGCTCACTTTATCAGTTACAAATTAGCGCAGCGCTTTGTCGCCGACGAGCCCCCTCCGGCACTGGTCGATCGCATGGCGCAGACCTATCTCTCCTCTGACGGCGATATCAAGCAGGTATTGCGGACCATGGTGCACTCCCCTGAATTCTGGTCGCGCACAAACTATCGCAATAAGGTAAAGACGCCGCTCGAATTCGTCGCCTCGGCGTTTCGTTCCACAGATACGAATCCCACGAACCCCGGCGCGTTGGTGGGCACGCTGGCTCGCATGGGCGAGCCGCTTTACCAGATGCAGCCACCAACCGGATACCCGATGACAGCCGATCACTGGATGAACTCTGCGGCGTTAGTTGACCGGCTGAATTTTTCCATGCAGTTGACCACGAGCAAGCTCGGCGGAATGAAGTTCGACGCTCCGCACCTGCTTGCCGACGGCCTGCTGGCGCGGCCTGCGACTTCGCCGGATTCTCTGCACCGCGTCGCTGTCGAACCAGCCATCATGACGCAAAAGGCTGCTGTGCCTAGCGGGCAGGACGAAGCTCTTGAGTTGATGGAGCAATTGCTGATTGCCGGAGATGTTTCTGCGAAGACAAACTCGGTCATTCGTGAGCAACTGGCTCAGACTGCTGCACCAGCAGATGCTACGCAGCAGCTGGATACAATGTCAGCGCTGATTCTTGGCTCGCCTGAATTTCAGATGCGATAG
- a CDS encoding sulfite oxidase heme-binding subunit YedZ: protein MPNRLIVFLKVLVHIACLAPVMWLAWKFWQASTTVPDALGADPIAAVTFFTGKGTLRLLVTSLAITPVRRLIPKLSWLIRFRRMLGLYAFFYACLHLLTYVWLYSNFSLSAMINDITRRRFITAGLTAWMLLVPLVLTSTTWSIRKLGGKRWQALHRLAYVSAIAGVVHYWWGVKSGVRTPLTITLVLGVLLLARPVLTYLFKTTRSRQVKAQPAQL from the coding sequence ATGCCGAATCGACTGATCGTTTTCCTGAAAGTGCTGGTGCATATCGCGTGCCTTGCGCCGGTTATGTGGCTGGCCTGGAAGTTCTGGCAGGCCAGCACCACCGTACCGGATGCGCTTGGCGCTGATCCGATAGCTGCCGTTACTTTCTTTACCGGAAAGGGGACGCTCCGCTTACTGGTGACTTCCCTTGCAATTACGCCGGTGCGACGACTGATTCCGAAACTGAGCTGGCTCATCCGCTTCCGGCGGATGCTGGGTCTTTATGCCTTCTTCTATGCATGCCTGCATTTGTTGACCTATGTCTGGCTCTATTCGAACTTCAGCTTAAGCGCGATGATCAATGACATTACCCGCCGGCGATTCATTACCGCCGGACTCACCGCCTGGATGCTGCTCGTTCCTCTCGTCCTGACGTCAACGACGTGGTCGATCCGCAAGTTGGGCGGCAAGCGTTGGCAAGCGTTGCATCGGCTGGCGTATGTATCGGCAATTGCGGGGGTTGTTCACTATTGGTGGGGGGTAAAATCAGGCGTGCGCACGCCGCTTACGATCACCCTTGTACTTGGGGTTCTGCTCCTGGCGCGGCCAGTGCTTACATATTTATTCAAAACGACGCGATCGAGACAGGTAAAGGCACAACCGGCGCAACTCTAA
- the msrP gene encoding protein-methionine-sulfoxide reductase catalytic subunit MsrP: protein MLIRKSSDIPSSEITSKSAYMDRRKFMAAAGAAGVAALAGERMARILEPSRRVHAGTKLDTVKSPLSTTGEDLTPYQYITNYNNFYEFGVEKGDPAKNAGRMQTRPWTVTVEGLVKKPKTFDIDTLLKLRPQEERVYRLRCVEAWSMVIPWVGYSLSEFIKECEPLGNAKFVQFLTLADRKQMPGLSQSSINWPYSEGLRMDEAMNPLTLLCFGLYGETLPNQDGAPVRIVVPWKYGFKSAKSIVKVRFVEKQPHTAWNDQASNEYGFYSNVNPNVDHPRWSQKYERRIGEPVFKQRRATLMFNGYGDQVASLYNGMDLRKYY, encoded by the coding sequence ATGTTGATCCGCAAATCGAGCGACATTCCTTCTTCTGAAATCACTTCAAAATCTGCCTACATGGACCGGCGAAAGTTTATGGCTGCAGCCGGAGCCGCTGGAGTCGCGGCGCTTGCCGGAGAGCGCATGGCGCGGATTCTCGAACCGAGTCGTCGAGTTCATGCTGGCACAAAACTCGATACGGTGAAGAGTCCGCTTTCCACTACCGGCGAAGACCTGACGCCATACCAATACATCACCAATTACAACAACTTCTATGAATTCGGCGTGGAGAAAGGCGATCCAGCAAAGAACGCGGGGAGGATGCAGACGCGACCATGGACGGTGACCGTGGAAGGCTTGGTGAAAAAGCCGAAGACCTTCGATATCGACACGCTCCTGAAGCTGCGTCCGCAGGAAGAGCGCGTGTATCGACTCCGCTGCGTCGAGGCGTGGAGCATGGTGATCCCGTGGGTTGGCTATTCACTGTCTGAGTTCATCAAGGAATGCGAACCCCTTGGCAATGCCAAGTTCGTACAGTTCCTGACGCTCGCGGATCGCAAGCAGATGCCGGGACTCAGCCAGTCTTCCATCAACTGGCCCTACTCCGAGGGGCTGCGCATGGATGAGGCGATGAACCCGCTGACGCTGCTCTGCTTCGGGCTTTACGGAGAGACGCTGCCGAACCAGGATGGCGCGCCTGTGCGCATCGTGGTGCCGTGGAAATATGGATTTAAGTCGGCAAAATCGATTGTCAAAGTGCGTTTCGTTGAAAAGCAGCCACACACAGCGTGGAACGATCAGGCCTCGAATGAATACGGGTTTTACTCAAATGTGAATCCCAATGTCGATCACCCACGCTGGAGCCAGAAGTATGAGCGGCGTATCGGCGAACCGGTCTTCAAACAACGCCGCGCGACGCTGATGTTCAATGGCTATGGCGACCAGGTGGCCAGCCTCTATAACGGTATGGATCTGCGCAAATACTACTAA
- a CDS encoding 2-keto-4-pentenoate hydratase codes for MVTDNLHATQKLSPEENDRMRQASELLLAARRDSQPIESLPEALRPHMLDEAYALQDIIARALGPIGGWKVGATSPDATPAYAPMPLLGGFAHSGQTLSESYRRYRGVEAEIAFHLGKDLPVRKEAYTRKEVIDAIASAHPAIELMEPAFLNPDIVDRLSMIGDLQMNGGFVYGPALPSWQSADLTKETVVVTIDGAVRFTGTASNPAGTDLLRLVTWLANEGQHRTAGLKAGDWITTGSWCGKFNANSGSEVRVTFSTFGTVQVYFA; via the coding sequence ATGGTTACAGATAACCTGCACGCAACGCAGAAACTTTCACCAGAGGAAAACGACCGCATGCGGCAGGCGTCCGAGTTGCTGCTTGCGGCACGTCGTGATTCGCAGCCTATCGAAAGTCTGCCAGAAGCACTGCGTCCACACATGCTCGATGAGGCCTACGCACTGCAAGACATCATCGCCCGCGCTTTGGGACCAATTGGCGGCTGGAAAGTCGGCGCCACATCGCCCGACGCAACCCCCGCATACGCCCCTATGCCGCTGCTCGGCGGCTTCGCGCACAGCGGGCAGACGCTGAGCGAATCGTATCGCCGTTACCGTGGCGTCGAAGCCGAAATCGCCTTTCACCTCGGCAAAGACCTTCCTGTTCGCAAAGAGGCTTATACACGCAAAGAAGTCATCGACGCGATCGCTTCAGCGCATCCGGCCATTGAACTCATGGAACCGGCATTCCTCAATCCCGATATCGTCGACCGGCTCTCCATGATTGGCGATTTGCAGATGAATGGCGGCTTCGTCTACGGCCCCGCACTTCCTTCTTGGCAAAGCGCTGATCTCACAAAGGAAACTGTCGTTGTGACCATCGACGGAGCCGTTCGCTTCACAGGCACCGCTTCGAACCCCGCCGGAACCGATCTTCTGCGGCTTGTTACATGGCTGGCGAATGAAGGCCAGCATCGCACCGCCGGCCTCAAAGCCGGTGACTGGATCACCACCGGAAGCTGGTGCGGCAAGTTCAACGCAAATTCTGGATCGGAAGTGCGCGTCACCTTCTCAACCTTCGGAACAGTGCAGGTTTACTTTGCCTGA